From a region of the Mycobacterium sp. SMC-8 genome:
- a CDS encoding IS1380 family transposase, with protein sequence MKVSHRFTASAAVFDDEHLVSCAGLVPVMALAAQTALPQLLTDKVLIVEPRIKSGSANPAPKLSTVIAGMCAGADSIDDLDVVRSGGMRTLFNGVYAPSTIGTLLREFTFGHARQLESVLREHLAGLCTRADLLPGADDRAFIDIDSLLRPVYGHAKQGASYGHTKIAGKQILRKGLSPLITTISTPTGAPVIAGARLRAGKTNSGKGAARMVAQAIATARAAGVTGPILVRGDSAYGNSTVTAACRRAGAQFSLVLTKTRAVTAAIASIDEHAWIPVQYPGAIRDPDTGAWISDAEVAEITHTAFTSTDSPITARLIVRRVKDARFPDALFPVWRYHPFFTDTDEPTAAADITHRRHAIIETVFADLIDGPLAHMPSGRFGANSAWILCAAIAHNLLRAAGVLAGGAHAVARGATLRRKIITIPARLVRPQRRPVLHLPSHWPWAQHWLTLWRNTIGYSPPQPATP encoded by the coding sequence GTGAAAGTGTCCCATAGGTTCACTGCCTCGGCGGCCGTCTTCGACGACGAGCATCTCGTGTCCTGCGCCGGATTGGTCCCGGTCATGGCATTGGCCGCCCAGACGGCCTTGCCGCAGCTATTAACCGACAAGGTGCTCATCGTCGAACCGAGGATCAAATCCGGGTCGGCCAACCCTGCACCGAAACTAAGCACCGTGATTGCCGGGATGTGCGCCGGCGCCGACAGCATCGACGACCTCGACGTCGTGCGATCAGGCGGCATGAGAACCCTGTTCAATGGGGTGTACGCGCCCTCGACTATCGGAACCCTGCTGCGGGAGTTCACCTTCGGACACGCCCGGCAACTGGAGTCCGTGCTGCGCGAGCACCTGGCCGGGCTCTGCACACGGGCCGATCTGCTTCCCGGCGCCGACGACCGAGCGTTCATCGACATCGACTCACTGCTACGTCCGGTCTACGGACACGCCAAACAGGGCGCCTCCTACGGACACACCAAAATCGCGGGCAAACAGATCCTGCGCAAAGGCCTGTCACCGTTGATCACCACAATCAGCACCCCCACCGGCGCGCCGGTGATCGCCGGCGCCCGGCTGCGAGCCGGCAAAACCAACTCCGGCAAGGGCGCAGCCCGGATGGTCGCCCAAGCCATCGCCACCGCCCGCGCCGCCGGGGTCACCGGCCCGATCCTGGTACGCGGCGACTCGGCCTACGGCAACAGCACCGTGACCGCCGCCTGCCGCCGCGCCGGTGCTCAGTTCTCGTTGGTGCTGACCAAAACTCGCGCTGTCACGGCGGCCATCGCATCCATCGACGAGCACGCCTGGATTCCCGTGCAATATCCCGGCGCGATTCGTGATCCCGACACCGGAGCATGGATCTCCGATGCCGAAGTCGCCGAGATCACCCACACCGCCTTTACCTCCACCGACAGCCCGATCACCGCACGGTTGATCGTGCGACGGGTCAAAGACGCCCGCTTCCCCGATGCGCTGTTTCCGGTGTGGCGGTATCACCCGTTCTTCACCGACACCGACGAACCCACCGCCGCGGCCGACATCACCCACCGCCGCCACGCGATCATCGAGACCGTGTTCGCCGATCTGATCGACGGACCCCTGGCGCACATGCCCTCGGGACGATTCGGCGCGAACTCGGCGTGGATCCTGTGCGCTGCGATCGCCCACAACCTGCTGCGTGCCGCTGGCGTGCTCGCCGGCGGCGCCCACGCAGTGGCCCGGGGAGCCACCCTGCGCCGCAAGATCATCACCATTCCCGCCAGACTGGTCCGACCCCAACGCCGCCCCGTTCTGCATCTACCCAGCCACTGGCCCTGGGCACAGCACTGGCTCACCCTGTGGCGCAACACCATCGGCTACAGCCCACCACAACCGGCAACACCCTGA
- a CDS encoding IS1380 family transposase, with protein sequence MKVSHRFTASAAVFDDEHLVSCAGLVPVMALAAQTALPQLLTDKVLIVEPRIKSGSANPAPKLSTVIAGMCAGADSIDDLDVVRSGGMRTLFNGVYAPSTIGTLLREFTFGHARQLESVLREHLAGLCTRADLLPGADDRAFIDIDSLLRPVYGHAKQGASYGHTKIAGKQILRKGLSPLITTISTPTGAPVIAGARLRAGKTNSGKGAARMVAQAIATARAAGVTGPILVRGDSAYGNSTVTAACRRAGAQFSLVLTKTRAVTAAIASIDEHAWIPVQYPGAIRDPDTGAWISDAEVAEITHTAFTSTDSPITARLIVRRVKDARFPDALFPVWRYHPFFTDTDEPTAAADITHRRHAIIETVFADLIDGPLAHMPSGRFGANSAWILCAAIAHNLLRAAGVLAGGAHAVARGATLRRKIITIPARLVRPQRRPVLHLPSHWPWAQHWLTLWRNTIGYSPPQPATP encoded by the coding sequence GTGAAAGTGTCCCATAGGTTCACTGCCTCGGCAGCCGTCTTCGACGACGAGCATCTCGTGTCCTGCGCCGGATTGGTCCCGGTCATGGCATTGGCCGCCCAGACGGCCTTGCCGCAGCTATTAACCGACAAGGTGCTCATCGTCGAACCGAGGATCAAATCCGGGTCGGCCAACCCTGCACCGAAACTAAGCACCGTGATTGCCGGGATGTGCGCCGGCGCCGACAGCATCGACGACCTCGACGTCGTGCGATCAGGCGGCATGAGAACCCTGTTCAATGGGGTGTACGCGCCCTCGACTATCGGAACCCTGCTGCGGGAGTTCACCTTCGGACACGCCCGGCAACTGGAGTCCGTGCTGCGCGAGCACCTGGCCGGGCTCTGCACACGGGCCGATCTGCTTCCCGGCGCCGACGACCGAGCGTTCATCGACATCGACTCACTGCTACGTCCGGTCTACGGACACGCCAAACAGGGCGCCTCCTACGGACACACCAAAATCGCGGGCAAACAGATCCTGCGCAAAGGCCTGTCACCGTTGATCACCACAATCAGCACCCCCACCGGCGCGCCGGTGATCGCCGGCGCCCGGCTGCGAGCCGGCAAAACCAACTCCGGCAAGGGCGCAGCCCGGATGGTCGCCCAAGCCATCGCCACCGCCCGCGCCGCCGGGGTCACCGGCCCGATCCTGGTACGCGGCGACTCGGCCTACGGCAACAGCACCGTGACCGCCGCCTGCCGCCGCGCCGGTGCTCAGTTCTCGTTGGTGCTGACCAAAACTCGCGCTGTCACGGCGGCCATCGCATCCATCGACGAGCACGCCTGGATTCCCGTGCAATATCCCGGCGCGATTCGTGATCCCGACACCGGAGCATGGATCTCCGATGCCGAAGTCGCCGAGATCACCCACACCGCCTTTACCTCCACCGACAGCCCGATCACCGCACGGTTGATCGTGCGACGGGTCAAAGACGCCCGCTTCCCCGATGCGCTGTTTCCGGTGTGGCGGTATCACCCGTTCTTCACCGACACCGACGAACCCACCGCCGCGGCCGACATCACCCACCGCCGCCACGCGATCATCGAGACCGTGTTCGCCGATCTGATCGACGGACCCCTGGCGCACATGCCCTCGGGACGATTCGGCGCGAACTCGGCGTGGATCCTGTGCGCTGCGATCGCCCACAACCTGCTGCGTGCCGCTGGCGTGCTCGCCGGCGGCGCCCACGCAGTGGCCCGGGGAGCCACCCTGCGCCGCAAGATCATCACCATTCCCGCCAGACTGGTCCGACCCCAACGCCGCCCCGTTCTGCATCTACCCAGCCACTGGCCCTGGGCACAGCACTGGCTCACCCTGTGGCGCAACACCATCGGCTACAGCCCACCACAACCGGCAACACCCTGA
- a CDS encoding WXG100 family type VII secretion target, whose translation MSVTISVVRSSEPDRLTGAAQAMRQSIADVDAMIQGQHGLLQALSESWSGDAGLAALDRGRSIVAAHQALRDRLDTTQQVMSRGGSVLSELREQVLTAVVQVAKFGGVLSDDGRVTSLGIGRFMSLDVATAYSAVLRNLLATFTAADTATAAALCGERTGMHMRVEDFPGTWQTPTVLDVIRRDNESAAFMEIFGRKPTSAVDWQTAAALDPHSYATRYSGKPPSIVVGRIEPVPGQGFIKAGLFIPRDQVFNIPRNDLGDNRGFDPDFAPGDTRVSLYVDYENGLVIARQNPSVDVDGDVAVLLPEVKVQQTPGGAVRIQYEAKNAFAPPRAEVSGHVVRGDVVITPGAGGRPAAVDGIIGDYPSLEIYQSMPDGSSHTLAQDAADSGNAFGPLTELPFFHRIGEGSAAFAPYASPVPGAFRDFIDIVPGVREWVDPNMPTDLGPTDQVPNVVVVR comes from the coding sequence GTGTCCGTGACCATCTCTGTTGTGCGGTCTTCGGAGCCGGACCGGTTGACCGGTGCGGCTCAAGCGATGCGGCAGTCGATAGCCGACGTCGACGCCATGATTCAAGGCCAGCACGGACTGTTGCAGGCCTTGAGTGAAAGTTGGTCTGGCGACGCCGGGTTGGCGGCGCTTGATCGCGGCCGGTCGATTGTGGCTGCCCATCAAGCCCTGCGGGACCGCTTGGACACGACGCAGCAGGTCATGTCGCGCGGCGGCAGTGTGCTCTCCGAACTTCGCGAACAAGTCCTGACCGCGGTTGTCCAGGTTGCCAAGTTCGGCGGTGTGCTCAGTGATGACGGGCGTGTCACATCTTTGGGTATCGGCCGGTTTATGTCGCTGGACGTGGCCACCGCCTACTCGGCGGTCCTGAGGAATCTGCTGGCGACGTTCACGGCTGCCGACACGGCCACCGCCGCGGCGCTCTGCGGCGAACGCACCGGCATGCACATGCGGGTGGAAGACTTCCCCGGGACCTGGCAAACGCCCACTGTTCTCGACGTCATTCGGCGCGACAATGAGAGCGCCGCATTCATGGAGATTTTCGGGCGGAAGCCGACGTCGGCGGTCGATTGGCAGACCGCGGCCGCCCTCGACCCGCACAGCTACGCGACCAGGTACAGCGGAAAGCCGCCGAGCATTGTGGTGGGAAGGATTGAACCTGTTCCCGGCCAAGGGTTTATCAAGGCCGGCCTTTTCATACCCCGCGATCAGGTATTCAACATCCCCCGTAACGATCTGGGTGACAACCGCGGGTTCGATCCAGATTTCGCGCCGGGGGACACGCGTGTGAGTCTGTATGTCGATTACGAGAACGGGTTGGTCATCGCGCGGCAGAACCCGTCCGTGGACGTTGACGGCGACGTGGCGGTGTTGCTACCTGAGGTGAAGGTTCAGCAGACCCCGGGAGGCGCTGTCAGGATCCAGTACGAGGCCAAGAACGCGTTTGCCCCGCCGCGAGCGGAGGTGTCTGGGCACGTGGTGCGTGGGGATGTCGTCATCACCCCGGGAGCTGGCGGCCGGCCTGCCGCCGTCGACGGCATCATCGGGGACTACCCGTCGCTGGAGATTTACCAGAGCATGCCCGACGGCTCGTCTCACACTCTCGCGCAGGACGCCGCGGACAGCGGCAACGCTTTCGGGCCGCTGACGGAGCTGCCGTTCTTCCATCGAATCGGCGAGGGCTCAGCAGCTTTCGCGCCATACGCTTCACCGGTGCCAGGAGCGTTCCGAGATTTCATCGACATCGTCCCGGGCGTTCGCGAATGGGTCGATCCGAACATGCCGACAGACCTGGGACCGACCGACCAGGTCCCGAACGTCGTCGTGGTGCGTTAG
- a CDS encoding YbaB/EbfC family nucleoid-associated protein yields MTDDMHPEVAAVLRQARRLQSLMDEQLDKMATSSFTATDEHDTVEVTLNGHQWLKDVYIQDGLLRLGAEEVEHRVNEALHRASEQASASIDADRERIDAVVAEITAEIPEME; encoded by the coding sequence GTGACCGACGACATGCACCCGGAAGTGGCTGCGGTGCTACGGCAAGCACGGCGACTGCAATCGTTGATGGACGAGCAGCTCGACAAGATGGCGACCTCATCGTTCACCGCGACTGACGAACACGACACCGTCGAGGTGACGCTCAACGGGCATCAGTGGCTCAAGGACGTCTACATCCAAGACGGCCTGCTGCGTCTGGGCGCCGAAGAAGTCGAGCATCGGGTGAACGAGGCTCTGCACAGGGCGAGTGAACAAGCATCGGCGTCGATCGACGCCGACCGTGAGCGGATCGACGCAGTGGTCGCCGAGATCACGGCGGAGATTCCGGAAATGGAATAG
- a CDS encoding PPE domain-containing protein, whose translation MADELKVDPDDLDSKATMIDGIPWGEDPTAVTVVEPDKLTPTTASVRNLIKNAEALNAEQQWGKTESRRLAETLRLVGQAYRAVDAASAGNIDSTIPGGTSSPPGAPVPIGANATPAPPPPPPMAGFDNVATDGDILDPIETDNKLLEGDQAAALRAAAGQWSANAARLAEASLPFEIRIQNWEGVAAEAAYVKFKSFGGWLQALAGKWTQLAAEAEKLALAHDQAKAANAPIRAQYEALQTQLMTTPMDGGARRAVQLQMEQLYQESEAIRETYARAGQPTPVQPPQPRPDAVAPTAPVTRNGDPRQRGVPAQTEPEERRGTGGGGGQSSSGAGGQQPGGQPQTPQGAPVSPMSAAEQAAPQAGQGSPQGGSQGGSPGGSPGGGSPGGSPGGGSPGGSPGGGSPGVGKGEPKLPIDPSLRPAAAGGGGSGGGGAGGGGGGIPAMPMQPAVGAETVAPTPVLPAAAGPGATGGSGGAAAGAMGGGGMAPMMGGAHGSGSGEKKRNPQLSPDEPLYVEDRPHTEQVIGVRPRRRGAGEDKKGDTQ comes from the coding sequence ATGGCCGACGAACTGAAGGTCGATCCCGACGATCTCGACAGCAAGGCCACCATGATCGACGGAATCCCGTGGGGTGAGGATCCCACAGCGGTCACGGTCGTCGAACCGGACAAACTCACCCCGACAACGGCATCGGTACGGAACCTGATCAAAAACGCCGAGGCGCTCAACGCCGAGCAGCAGTGGGGCAAGACCGAAAGCCGAAGACTCGCTGAGACGTTGCGATTGGTGGGCCAGGCATACCGGGCCGTCGACGCCGCGTCAGCGGGCAACATCGACAGCACGATTCCGGGCGGCACGTCGTCACCGCCGGGTGCGCCGGTGCCGATCGGAGCCAACGCAACACCCGCGCCACCGCCACCCCCGCCGATGGCCGGCTTCGACAACGTCGCCACCGATGGCGACATCCTGGACCCCATCGAGACCGACAACAAGCTGCTGGAGGGCGACCAGGCCGCCGCGCTGCGGGCCGCAGCCGGCCAGTGGAGCGCCAACGCCGCCCGGCTGGCCGAAGCCTCACTCCCGTTCGAGATCAGGATCCAGAACTGGGAAGGTGTCGCCGCCGAAGCTGCGTATGTGAAGTTCAAGTCGTTCGGAGGCTGGCTGCAAGCCCTGGCGGGCAAGTGGACTCAGCTGGCGGCCGAGGCCGAGAAGCTGGCGCTCGCCCACGACCAGGCCAAGGCTGCCAATGCGCCGATCAGGGCTCAGTACGAGGCGTTGCAGACCCAGCTGATGACCACACCGATGGATGGAGGCGCCCGACGCGCTGTTCAGCTGCAGATGGAGCAGCTGTACCAGGAGTCCGAGGCGATCCGCGAAACCTACGCCAGGGCCGGCCAACCCACGCCGGTGCAGCCGCCGCAACCGCGTCCCGACGCGGTGGCACCCACGGCACCGGTGACGCGCAACGGCGATCCCCGGCAACGGGGTGTCCCGGCGCAGACCGAGCCCGAGGAGCGGCGCGGCACCGGTGGCGGTGGCGGACAGTCGTCGTCGGGCGCCGGTGGGCAGCAGCCGGGAGGTCAACCGCAGACGCCGCAGGGGGCGCCGGTGTCACCGATGTCGGCAGCCGAGCAGGCAGCACCGCAGGCCGGACAGGGCTCGCCGCAAGGGGGTTCGCAAGGTGGATCGCCCGGCGGGTCACCGGGTGGCGGGTCGCCGGGTGGCTCTCCGGGCGGCGGGTCGCCGGGCGGCTCTCCGGGAGGCGGGTCGCCGGGTGTCGGGAAGGGCGAACCGAAATTGCCGATCGATCCGAGTTTGCGGCCCGCGGCGGCCGGAGGCGGTGGCTCAGGGGGCGGAGGCGCAGGCGGCGGTGGTGGCGGAATCCCCGCCATGCCGATGCAACCCGCGGTCGGCGCGGAGACGGTGGCACCGACGCCGGTCTTGCCGGCGGCTGCAGGCCCGGGGGCGACCGGCGGCTCCGGCGGTGCGGCTGCCGGAGCAATGGGTGGCGGCGGCATGGCTCCGATGATGGGCGGTGCACACGGCAGCGGAAGCGGTGAGAAGAAACGCAATCCGCAGCTGTCGCCCGACGAGCCGCTCTATGTCGAGGACCGGCCCCACACCGAGCAGGTCATCGGTGTTCGGCCGCGGCGACGCGGCGCCGGCGAGGACAAGAAGGGGGACACGCAGTGA